A window of Cumulibacter manganitolerans contains these coding sequences:
- a CDS encoding SDR family oxidoreductase → MKLDSNVSAVVTGGASGLARATATALAEQGVKVAIFDLNEDGGKQVAKEIGATFHKVDVTDEDSAVAGFEEARAANGQERILVHCAQVSRGGKTLRRNRDTGELTRLPTEDFAFSAEGILVASYRMASLSALGMAGLEPMEDDERGCITLTGSVAAQDAQIGQICYGSAKAGVAGLALPLARDLMDLGIRANTILPGIFETPPMLAVKDRAPQVFEGLNRSVPFPKRLGRPSEFASLVLELNRNCYFNGQVIRLDGAIRMPPK, encoded by the coding sequence ATGAAGCTCGACAGCAACGTCTCGGCCGTCGTCACCGGAGGCGCGTCGGGGCTCGCGCGCGCGACGGCGACGGCCCTGGCGGAGCAGGGCGTCAAGGTCGCGATCTTCGACCTCAACGAGGACGGCGGCAAGCAGGTCGCCAAGGAGATCGGCGCGACGTTCCACAAGGTCGACGTCACCGACGAGGACAGTGCGGTCGCCGGGTTCGAGGAGGCGCGCGCCGCCAACGGCCAGGAGCGGATCCTCGTGCACTGCGCGCAGGTCTCTCGCGGCGGGAAGACCCTGCGGCGCAACCGCGACACCGGCGAGCTCACCCGGCTGCCCACCGAGGACTTCGCCTTCTCCGCGGAGGGCATCCTCGTCGCGTCGTACCGGATGGCATCGCTGTCGGCACTGGGCATGGCGGGCCTGGAGCCGATGGAGGACGACGAGCGCGGGTGCATCACGCTGACCGGCTCGGTCGCGGCGCAGGACGCGCAGATCGGCCAGATCTGCTACGGATCGGCGAAGGCCGGCGTCGCGGGCCTCGCGCTTCCGCTGGCGCGCGACCTGATGGATCTGGGCATCCGCGCCAACACCATCCTGCCCGGCATCTTCGAGACCCCGCCGATGCTGGCCGTGAAGGACCGCGCGCCGCAGGTCTTCGAGGGGCTGAACCGCTCGGTGCCGTTCCCGAAGCGGCTCGGACGCCCGAGCGAATTCGCCTCGCTGGTGCTCGAGCTCAACCGCAACTGCTACTTCAACGGCCAGGTCATCCGGCTCGACGGCGCGATCCGGATGCCCCCCAAGTAG